From Homo sapiens chromosome 6, GRCh38.p14 Primary Assembly, the proteins below share one genomic window:
- the CCDC28A gene encoding coiled-coil domain-containing protein 28A isoform 2 (isoform 2 is encoded by transcript variant 2), producing MEERKVKRRSPKSFSAHCTQVVNAKKNAIPVSKSTGFSNPASQSTSQRPKLKRVMKEKTKPQGGEGKGAQSTPIQHSFLTDVSDVQEMERGLLSLLNDFHSGKLQAFG from the exons aTGGAAGAGCGGAAAGTGAAGAGGAGGAGTCCTAAGTCTTTTAGTGCCCACTGTACTCAGGTTGTCAATGCCAAAAAAAATGCCATTCCAGTGAGTAAAAGCACAGGGTTTTCAAATCCTGCATCACAGTCAACTTCACAGCGACCAAAGTTAAAAAG AGTGATGAAAGAAAAGACCAAACCTCAGGGTGGAGAGGGCAAAGGCGCTCAGTCAACTCCGATCCAGCACTCCTTCCTCACTGATGTCTCAGATGttcaggagatggagagagggCTGCTCAGTCTTTTGAATGATTTCCACTCTGGAAAACTTCAAGCATTTG GTTAG